The following proteins are co-located in the Macaca thibetana thibetana isolate TM-01 chromosome 6, ASM2454274v1, whole genome shotgun sequence genome:
- the MED10 gene encoding mediator of RNA polymerase II transcription subunit 10 has protein sequence MAEKFDHLEEHLEKFVENIRQLGIIVSDFQPSSQAGLNQKLNFIVTGLQDIDKCRQQLHDITVPLEVFEYIDQGRNPQLYTKECLERALAKNEQVKGKIDTMKKFKSLLIQELSKVFPEDMAKYRSIRGEDHLPS, from the exons ATGGCGGAGAAGTTTGACCACCTAGAGGAGCACCTGGAGAAGTTCGTGGAGAACATTAGGCAGCTCGGCATCATCGTCAGTGACTTCCAGCCTAGCAGCCAGGCCGGGCTCAACCAGAAGCT GAATTTTATCGTTACTGGCTTACAGGATATTGATAAGTGCAGACAGCAGCTTCATGATATTACTGTACCGTTAGAAGTTTTTGA ATATATAGATCAAGGTCGAAACCCCCAGCTCTACACCAAAGAGTGCCTGGAGAGGGCTCTAGCTAAAAATGAGCAAGTTAAAGGCAAGATCGACACCATGAAG aaatttaAAAGCCTGTTGATTCAAGAACTTTCTAAAGTATTTCCGGAAGACATGGCTAAGTATCGAAGCATCCGGGGGGAGGATCACCTGCCTTCTTAA